TTATTGTGAAAATACAATTGATACAACTATAATTGATGTTATTATACCAATAAAATCTGCTATTAGTCCAACTTTTAATGCATCACCCATTTTATGAATACCTACTGCACCAAAGTAGACAGTGATAATATAAAACGTCGTATCTGTGCTGCCTTGCATCGTAGAAGCAAGTCTTCCAATAAAGGAATCCGGCCCATATATCTTGATTAGTTCTGCAGTAATCGCTAATGCTGCTGTGCCAGATATTGGCCTTGTAAATGCTAAAGGTGCTATCTCACTAGGGATGCCTAAAAATGATAAAACTGGTTCTAGTAAGGTAATAAATGCATCCAATGCTCCTGAACTGCGGAAGATAGCAATTGATACAATCATCCCTAAGAGGAATGGTAGTAACGAAATCGCCGTTTTAACTCCTTCTTTTCCACCTTCAACAAATAGTTCGTATGTAGGGAGTTTTTTTACTGTAGCAGTAATTAACACAATCATCACCATACTCGGTATAATCCATGCACTGATTAATGTAATGGTGTTCATTTTTTGTTTTTACTCACCCTTTTCAAATAAAATAATCGATCAATTATAATGGCGAATGACGTTGTGATTAGCGTAGCTATTATTGTCGTACCCACAATTTCTGTTGGGGCAGCCGATTGGTACTGCATTCGAATCGCGATTACAGTGGTCGGAATTAACGTTAAACTGGATGTGTTTATCACCAAAAAAGTGATCATCGAACGACTTGCCTTATCCGAATTTGAAAGTAACTTCATTTCTTTCATTGCCTTTATTCCCATTGGTGTAGCCGCATTTCCTAGCCCAAATAAATTCGCAATAAAATTTGAAAGAATATACCCCATTGCCGGATGGTCTTTCGGTATATCTGGAAATAGCCTTGTTACCAATGGTTTGAAAAATGCAGATAGTTTACTTAAAATACCTGCTTTCTCTGCAATGCGCATTAAGCCAAGCCAAAAGACTAGTACACTGATTAATCCAATTGATAATGTCACCGCTTCTGATGCACTTGAAAAAATTGCCTCATTAACCTGATCCATAGTTCCGTTAATCATTGCATAAATGATTCCAATAATCGACATGCCAGCCCAAATGTAATTAACCATCTACATCGCACCGACCATTTTATTAAAAAATGTAAAAACAGTTTTTATGAAGTTCTCCTGTTTTTCACTTTGCGCTCCTCCTGCTAATTGGTCTTGCAATAAACTGGTACTTGATGATACATCATATTGTTCAAATCCCCAATCAAATAAACGAATATGATCCTGCCAATCATTTGGATCATCTAAAGTCACTACTATTAATGTTACATCATTTTTTTTAGCGACAGATACCAGTGTTCTTCCAGCGGCCTTTGTATAACCAGTCTTTCCACCAATTGTATAAGAGTAATAAGTGGTTAGTAACTTATTTTTGTTTCCCCAAGCATAAGTACGTTGATCCGAATGATATGCTTGGGCACCAGTTATCGTAACAAATTGTTCATTTTCCATAGCATGTTTCGTTAATAAAGCCATATCATATGCTGTTGAATAGTGTGATTCCGAATCTAAACCATGAGGATTATCAAAATGTGATTGTTCCATTCCTAACCAAACTGCTTTCTCATTCATTAAATAAGAAAACCCTTCTACGCTACCACCAACGTATTCAGCAATTGCTGTTGCCGCATCATTTCCAGAACGCAACATTAATCCATAAACAAGGTCTTTTAATTTTATTTTCTCTCCTTCCTTCAAATAGATAGAGGAACCCTCTGTGAAAGCAGCTTCATGACTAATTGTCACAGTCTCTTCCATTTTGCCAGATTCAATAGCTAATACGGCAGTCATTATTTTCGTTATACTGGCAATCAACTCTGGATCAGTAGCGGCTTTTTCATACAGAACATCACCATTTGATTGGTCCATTAAAATAGCATTACGAGCTGTTACACTAGGATTAGCCTCAACATTTTCAGGAATAATTGTTATGAAGCAAATACAACCGATTATAAATAGCAGCATTGGTTTCAAGTTTTTACACCCTCTCTACATACTTTCTCTATAATCTTATGCAGAAAGGACGAGCATATGACTTGAAACAATTACAGGATCTTCTTAATGCGGCATCCAAGTTATCTGTTTCGCTTCTTCAAACCTTTCTTTAACGTTCTCCCAATCAATTACATTCCACCATGCATTTATATAAGCATTGCGATCATTTTCATATTGTAAATAATAAGCATGTTCCCATACATCAAGTACTAGTAAAGGGATACTATCCGCTAATGCATAATGTTGATGTTTTTCTCTTGTTTGGATCCCTAATCTCTGTGATCGAGGAGACCACACAAGCAATGTCCAACCACTTCCTTCAACTGACCCTGCACCACTTGTGAAAATTCGTTTGAAATTTTTAAAGGAACCAAAATCTTTATTAATTTGTTTAGCAAGCATCGTGTTATCTTTCGGTTTTCCTCCTCCATTTGGTTTCATGTTAAACCAAAAAATAGTATGCAAATAATGACCAGAACCGTGAAAGGCTTGCTCTCTAAACCAATGTTTCCACATCTTATTATTGGAATCTCCTTGATAAATGGCTACTTCCGCTTTATTTAATCCATCAACATAAGACTTATGGTGCTGATCATGATGTAATCGCATTATTTTTTCTGAAATAAACGGTTCAAGCGCATCATAATCATATGGTAATGGTGGTAGTTTATGTTTTCCTATTGGAACCGAACCGTTATTCGTATTTCCCTCTAAACGTCGTGCGAAAATTTCCGCTTGATCTCTTAAATACATAATTTCTTGTTCAGCAATACTTCGCTCTTGCAATCCTTCTTCTAATTGTATTTTCCAATCTTCCCAACCTGATAATTCTTGTCTATCTTCATTGCTTTGCAGTGCCAATTCTTCCACTTCATCAGACCACTGTAACAAGTCATTTAGATAAGCTTTTGTGTTCTTCTCCATCAAATCACCTCAAACGTAGCCTATGATACAGACAAAGTTTTGGTGTCAACAATAACTACATATGCTTTCTTATTCTTTAAAAAAAGAGAAGTAGCACATAAATGCGCTACTTCTCTTAATCTATTTGATTCATTTTTGCTTCAAAATTCTCAAAAAATAGATCTGCTTCTTCACTTACATCTGATTCATTCACACTTTCTGGTAATGGTGGTAATTCTTCTATTGACTTTAATCCAAAGTAAGTTAAAAAGTCAACGGATGTACCAAACATTACTGGTCTTCCAATTCCATCTTTTCGTCCAACCTCTTCAATTAGTGCTCTAGATAGCAAAGTTTGAACACCACGATCACTTTTAACCCCGCGTATGTCCTCAATTTCCGTACGAGTAATTGGTTGGTTGTAAGCAATAATGGCCAACGTTTCAAGTGCTGCTTGCGAAAGCTTTGAAGTGTGTGGAGATTCCAGCAATTTTTGATAATAAATTGTATGCTCTGGTTTCGTTGCCAAATGGTATGTATCTTTAGACTCAACAAGCATAATACCACGTTCTATCTGCTCGTAATCTTGTTTTAATTCAAGAATGATAGCTTCTACTGTATCTAGATCAGTTTCTAATACAGCTTTTATTTGTTTTTTACTTAAACCTTCATCTCCAGTGGCAAATAATAATCCTTCTAAAATTGCTTTATAATTTCTAAGTTTCACGCGTTATCCTCCATGCTATAAATAATCAATGCATCAAAATGTGTTTCTTGTTTGCAATAGATTTTTTTATCTTTCATTAGCTCTAGTACAGCCATAAATGTCACAACTATATGAGAACGTGATGGATATTCAAATAATGCATCAAATGAAACACCTAATCTATGATCTTGTAATTGAGTTAAAACCTCTTCCATTCGCTGTTTAATTGGTATCTCCGTTCGCTGAATTGTTGTTTCTAAAGGCCGGTTCCATTTTTTGCGATCAAATACTTTTTGCATTGCTGCAAGCATATCATAAATAGATAGATCACCTTTCGTATTAACTTTTTCTTGGTTCTTTTTAAACGCTATAACTTGAGCAGGTCTTGTAAAGCTATAACTTAAATCTGATTCTTTATCTTGAAGTTGACTAGCAGCTTCCTTATACTTCCGATACTCAATTAACCGACGCATTAATTCCTCGCGTGGATCTTCTTCATAATCCTCTTCTATATCTAATTCTTGATTTGGTAAAAGTAGTCCACTTTTCATTGCCAATAATGTAGCAGCCATCACCAAGTATTCACTAGCAACATTTAATTCAAGCTGTTGCATTGTATGAATATAGTGCATATATTGCTCTGTTATTTTTGAAACAGGAATATCATAGATATCTATTTCATATTGATTAATTAAATGTAAAAGAAGATCCAATGGACCCTCAAAAGTATCCAATTTCACTTGATAGGATTGTTGCATAGAATCCTTCCCCTTTTTTCTATATCGCCGTATTTACACTGATCTTAAATTATTATTTTAGCATATAGTACAACTAAAAATGCCTGATTCTATAAATTCTCTCTAAAAAAAGTAAAAACCAGCTCATAAGGAGCTGGCTTCAAATCTTTAAGAATCACACTTGGTTAAAAACTCTTCTGTTAAGTCATTGGCACATACTTGATATTTCTCACTATATTGTTCTTTAATACCATTCACCATTTTCTTGCCTATTCCTGTATTTCTGTGTGAAGGATTAACTGATATATGCTGAATGATAACCTTACCAAATTCTTCATCCACATATATGCCAATTGCTCCTAAAACATCTTCTTCTTTCCACAAATATAAATGCCAATTATCATTGTTCTCGTATTCCTTAATTGTTTGTTGTAATTTTTTAACATCTTTTTCTTCCGGCATAAAAGACAATAGTCCCATAGCAATCTTTTCTAGTGATTTTTTAAAACGAATTAACATATATACCCCTCATTATTTAAGAACTTATTATATAGTATAACGTTACCAGTCCTCAAAAGGTTCCAATAAGTTCTTAAAACTTTTATTATATCTGTGCTATTTAAAGTGTTTTCAAAACTTTATTCTAATATATTATTTTTTTGCACATATTGATCATACTACTTTTTTTAATGATTGTCATGATTTTGCTAGCAATTGTTATAAAATATCCATAATTTCAAGCTTAAATAAAACGACAAAGACTAAACTAAGTATAGAGTGATTAACACTTTAAGAAGTAGCTTTCAGCTTAACAATAGTGGTCAATTAGTAACTTTTTTTATAAATTCAATGTACTAATTCTTTCGGAAGAATAATCTATCAAACGGAACTAATCCAATTGTACTCAGAGATATCCCCATTAATTTTTTATGAATTAGAGCTTTTTGAAACGTAGTATATAACGGTATAATTATATCTTGATCAATCAATTTTTCTTCTAACTGTTTTAGCAATTCAAAACGTTTTTCTTGTCGTTTTTCCCTCATAACTTTATCACAAAACTTATAAACCTTCTCTTCTAAATTATATAATTCAGAAAACACACTACTCTCAGATAGAAATAAATTATATACAGAAACCTCTCTTGAATTTTCAGAAAGAAAACCAGATAGAACTAAATCTGCTTGTTTTGACATTTCTATAAAACTTGAATATGGCACTTGAATAATATCAAGTTTTATACCGTATTTGGTTAATTCAGTCTGTATCCAATTAATATCATCTTCATTAGGAGTCAATTCATATGTCATTAAAGTTAAAGATTCATCGTACTTAGTGTCTTGATAAATCCAAGAATTAGAAGAATCATCATTTTCTTGATCTATAAATGAATTTGCCTTTTTAAATCTTGGATACCCCAAGTCCCTAACCATATTATCTTTGTTGATCATTAATGATACCCTTCTCCTTAATAAATGATTTATTCTAATAGTTTTTTTATTCATATTCCACATAAGATACTTAGTTGATAGATGATTTCTTCGAACGTGATTATATCCATCATCACTATCTTTTTCTAACGAAAATGGAATGTAAAATAGAGGTTCCCGCTTCATTTTATTAGCATTAAAATATTTCTCAATAGTTGGTAATATAAATATTGTAATTTCATCAAGGTAGGCCCTACCCTTAAAATAAGTAGGATGAACTTTTAGATTTAATAATGTCTCATCATGTTTTTCTATCATAAAAGGTCCAGTACCTATGGGAACTTCAGCAAATATTTCTTTTGTTTTACCACCATAATCTTCAGGAACAATGGAGCACTTGGGGGAGGATATAAGAATATCCCAATTATACATCGACTGTGAAAATTCAAATCGTATAACGTGACTTCCTATACAGCTTATACTTTTCAGATGCCTAATTATCCATTTTGATGGTGTATTACCAAGCCTCTCAAAACTAAATTTTATATCTTTTGAAGTAAGGTTTTTATTGTTGTGGAAATTAACCCCTTTCCTTATATAAAAAGTCCATTCCTTCCCCTCATTATTTTCTTCCCAATAATGCGATATACTTGGCACTATGCTTTCACTTTCCTTACTGTAAGTAACTAATGTATTGAAAATTTGTTCTACAATGTGCCTTTCCGATTCCCTTTCAACAACAGCAGGATCTAATGAGTTATAAATACGAAAATATGGGATTTTTAAGTGTTCATAATCATTTTTATTTTCATTCTCCTTTGTTACATTATCAACTTTCAGTCCAAAAAGTTTGAGAATCATACCATAAAAGACTTGCTCAATCTCATTATATAAATCATTATTTTCAAACAAAGATATTAGCCTAATAATTTCATCATAATCAGGTGACTGGTCTTCAAAGTAATCAAACATTTCTTCAATAGTTACTAAAAAGATTATTGTGGTTGCATTCCCTCTTCCTTCTCCTTTATTTCTATTTATCCACTTTTTATCAGCCATCTTATTCAAGATATTGGTTACAGTTCTTTCTGAGCATTGTAACTCTTTACTAATCTCACTTCTGGTTAATTTGACCTCTTGAAACGCTATGAACTGTGAGTACTTAGCAAAAAGATGAAAATAGTGTTCTATAAGCTTCATGATTATACGTTCCCCCTACTATAAAAGGTGAAATTGCAATCATTAACTTTCACTTTTTATTCTCCTTTTAGTAAGTATAATTATAATTACGGACTTTGTAAATTTTATACATTAGTGAGATATAAATTTGGGGGGAGGTTTGATGAATGGGAGGATTACAAAAAGGTCATTTTTTCAATCTAGTTTCTGTTATCACGATGGCGGTCGGGCCATTATTATCAAAATTTGGTTTATTGGAGATTTCCCCTGCTCAAGCATCTGTTATTAACACTATAACTGTTTATCATTGCAAGTTATCTATTGGGAGTAATACAACATAGGAAGGTGAATTTCTATGTTGAAAAGGAAATAATGATGTTAGCTTTATTCAATTCAATAGGGGTTATCTTTTTATTTTTAAGTACAAATTTACTTTCTCCAGTTGAAATAGGGTTTATTGGAAGGTTTTATACTGTATTTGCTGTGATATTATCCGTTTTAATACTAAAAGAGAGACTAAGTAAAAAGGAAGTAATATTTATAACTCTGGCAATCTTAGGAGCTTTTTTATTTGTTAATAGAGGTGGAGATTTTGATTCAAATATATTAGGTAGTTTATTTGCAGTTATATATACGTTCTTCTTCGCATTAACAAACATATTCATTAAAAAAACTATGTCTAAAGAAAGAGATTCAAATTCTATTTTATTTACTAACAATTGTATTACCCTCATATTTGTTTTACTTTACGCAACTATAACAGGAGATCTTTTAAATTCTGAGTATTCAATAACAGGAGTAAGTTTTATAATTACATCTTCACTTTTAACTGGATTTTTGGGAACGCTTTTCTTATATAAAGCTTTGCAACACTTACGTTTCTCGATCGCTAATGTAACCAGAGCATTCAGTCCGTTATTACTTGCTACAATATCATTTCCGTTTTTCCCAATTGAAATAACCATTCAAAATGTATTAGGTGCAATAGTTTTAATACTTTCAATTCTTTTATTATCTTTAGGAAAAACCAACAAAGATAAGTCTATCGATACAAATAAAAAGGCTTCTAATTCTTAACTGAATGGTTTAAATTGTAACTCTAGTAGTACGTCTTTATGCACGTTTTATTTATTAATCGAACAAGGAGTTGATTCTCCCCAATAAGAACTTAAAAAAGATATGATTCCCATAGTAAAATGGAAATCATATCTTTATATGTCTTTTAAAATTATTTAATCGAGAACTTACTCTTTTTCAGCAAATGTGACAGTTTTCATAGCGTCACCTTGTTTAATACGTAAAACAACATCCATACCTTCTATTACTTGTCCAAAAACAGTATGAACACCGTCTAAATGAGGTTGTGGCTCATGTACTAAGAAAAATTGACTTCCACCAGTATCTTTGCCTGCGTGAGCCATTGATAACGATCCTGCTTTGTGCTTATGCGGATTACCTTCTGTTTCACAAGCAATAGCATAACCAGGTCCACCTGATCCTGTTCCTGTTGGATCCCCACCTTGTGCAACGAAACCAGGTATTACGCGGTGAAATACAACACCATCATAAAAACCACTAGTTGCTAATTTTTCGAAGTTTGCTACCGTATTAGGAGCAGCTTCCTCATACATTTCAATTACTATTTTTTCGCCATTTTCAAATTCAATTGTTGCTTGTTTCATCTTTATTCCTCCTCGTAAGATAAGTCATTTTTACTAACTTCTTGATAGGTCTCGCGCTGAATGACAAGTTTATCTTGTTTATTTTCAATAAATACTACAGCTGCTTTTGGAAAACGATTATAATTACTTGACATGGAATAGCCATACGCACCAGTACTAAAAACAGCAAGAAGATCGCCTGGTTCTGCATTTGCTAATGGAACATCCCATAATAACATATCGCCTGATTCACAGCACTTTCCTGCAACGGACGCGGTTGTAGAAGCTGGTACATTCGCTTTATTTGCAAGAATAGCATCATACTTGGCTTGATAAAGTGCAGGTCGAATGTTGTCTGTCATTCCTCCATCGACTGCAATATAGTCTCGCACACCTGGAATTTGTTTTTTTGAACCTACTGTATAAAGTGTTATTGCAGTATTGCCAACAATCGCACGACCTGGTTCAATCCATATCTCTGGGAAGTCCATGTCATGTTTGACAACTTGTTGTTTAATCTCATCAACAAGTGCATTAACATAACCATCTAGTTGTAGAGGTTCATCTTCATCAGTATAACGAATTCCAAAACCACCACCCAAATTTAATACTTCTGGAGTGTAGTCATAGTTTTTTTTCCAGCTAGCTAATGAATCAAATAAACGACGTACTGCCATAACAAAACCATCTGTTTCAAATATTTGCGAACCTATATGACAGTGTAGCCCTTTAACATGCATACTGTCAATTTCTTGTAACTTTCTAAATGCCTCTTCCGCTTGTCCATTTGCTAAATCAAATCCGAATTTTGAATCTTCGTTACCAGTAAGAATATAGTCATGTGTATGTGCTTCAATACCTGGCGTCACACGAATAAGTACATCCATTTCACTTTGATAGTTTGCTAATATTTCTTTTAACAAATCAATTTCATGAAAATTGTCAATGACAATACAGCCGATGTCATGTTTAACAGCCATTTCTAATTCAGCTACACTTTTATTATTCCCATGCATATGAATTTTCTCAGTAGGAAAGTCGGCTTGTAAGGCTGTATACAATTCCCCTTGTGATACAACGTCTAAACTTAAATTCTCTTGTTTAGCAACTTGTAACATAGCAATAGATGAAAAGGCTTTACTTGCATATGCAACCTGAGCATTTACACCTAAACGAGCAAAAGTGTCGACAAAAGCACGTGCATTCTCTCTGATTTTTTCAACATCATATACAAAAAGAGGGGTTTCATATTTTTTCGCTAAATATGTGGTATCGACGCCTCCGATTGTTAAATGACCTTGAATATCTATATCTTTAAGCTCTTGCATCAAATACACCTCCACAATCCTTCAGAAAATATGCTTCTTTTCATCAATCTAGCTGAAAAAAATAAAAATCCCTTGCCAGTTTATACGATGAATAAATAGCATTCATAACATATAATGGAAGGGATTCCTAACATATTCCCAACTTCTTTTTCTTTTTAGATAAAATTAATTTACCACAAGTTAGGTCCGCGTTCAACTTTTATAATTGAATAATTATATTATGGTTGTTTATAATTGTTTTTTGGATGTACAATGCTTGGTCGTTCTTTCGATTGTGGAACTGCAAATCGAAACAATATTTGAATTAACGCTTTCCCATTAAAAGGTAAAAACGGCCATAGGTATGGTGTATTTAAAGACTTTGTTCGAGCTAATAATATTACATAGAGTGAAAAACCAATTAATAATCCTTTCACACCGAAGATCCCGGTAAATATTAGTAATAAAACTCGAATCATCTTGTTTGCAATACTAAGTTCATAACTAGGGGTTGCAAACGAACCGATTGCACTTATTGCTACATATAAAATAACTTCAGCTGTAAAAAGACCAACATCAATAGCTATTTGCCCAATTAAGACAGCTGCAATTAACCCCATGGCAGTTGATAATGGTGTTGGCGTATGGATCGCCGCCATTCGTAGAAATTCTATACCGATATCAGCTAATATAATTTGTAAAATAATTGGTATATTACCTGATTCATTAGGACCAATAAATGACAACGCATCAGGGAGTAATTGTTGTTCCATCACCATAATGTACCATAATGGCAGAAGGAAGATAGAAGCGAGAATACCAGTAAAACGTATCCACCGTACAAATGTTCCGATTGCTGGTGATTGGCGATATTCCTCCGCATGTTGTACATGATGAAAATAGGTAGTAGGTGTGATAATTATACTTGGTGAAGTATCAACCATGATTAGTACATGCCCTTCAAATAGATGATTGGCTGCAACATCAGGACGTTCTGTATATCGAACCAAAGGAAAAGGATTAACTCCTTGTTTCACCAAATATTCCTCTATTGTTTTATCAGCCATTGCTAAACCATCTATGTCGATACTCTCTAATTCCTTTTTAATCTTTCTGACCAATCCATCATCAGCAATATCTTGAATATAGGAAATGCAAATATCGGTTTTAGATCGTTCTCCTACTTGTAAAATTTCATTACGTAGCCGTTCATCACGTACACGTCTTCTTGTTAAGGCTGTATTTTCGATAATATTCTCTGTGTAGCCATCCCTTGCACCGCGAACAACCTTTTCTGTATCTGGTTCTTCAGGACTTCTTCCAGGGTAACTTCTTACATCTACCGTAAAACCAACATCTTGTCCATCAATAAAAATAACAATTAATCCAGAAAGTAATTGTGTCATTAAATCATCTAAATATTCATATTCTTCCACTTGTTGATGAACTAGACGATTTTTAATAATTGTTGTAAGTTGACTTTTATTTGTCTCTTCCTCGTTAATGGAGACAAGTTTTTTTAATAATTCTACAATCACAGGTGTTTCACATAATCCTGTAACATAATACAATTGGACTTTCTGTTTTAATAAAATAATTTCTCGAAAACCAATATCAAAAGACGTTCCCACACCTAATTTACTTTTCATATAACTTTGAATTTCATTTATATCATTCATAATTGGTTTCTTATCTTTTTTTTTACTCAATCGGGACACCTCTTTCTAAAATCAATTCAACAGCCTTTCGAGTAATTGGACAACCTTTCTTTTCATCATCATACCCATGCATCTTCCCAATATCTCCAATTGCTATAACATTAGGTAGATTAAGTTGATCCAATATGTAAACCGTGTCCCCGTTTATTCTACCTACTTCAGCAATCGGGACACCTTCTTTATCAACACCATGCTCATTAATCTGTCCATCTTGGTCTATTGAAAGTGCTACACGTGACCACTCCATATTTTTCGTATGTGCAGCTACTGCAACAACACCTAAAATCGTGATGATCGGATCATGCACTAAGGCTAAGATAGTTTCTTCACCAGATCCTATACCAAATACACCAGCATCATCAACTAAGACATAAACAGGATTTACTTTAGCTTCATAAACAGCTTTAATGATATCTTCTGATGTATAAACACTAGGATTACCAGCAAATGCAGAAAGTGACGTGCCACCCAAAGTTTTAGCTATGTAATCAATCGTGTGTTGCGCATATTGATCACCATCTGTAATGATAATAACTTGTTTTTTATCCATAGTAATTATCCTTTCGTCTGATTAATCTAGTTACTTAACAAACACCAACCATTGAAATAATGAACCAATAATTTTCCCTAGAACTATAGCCATCATAAGCCAAATAATTTGATGATCTACCCGAATTCGCTTGGCCAAGATAGGAAAAACATTTAGTACTTCTGTCAACGCTGCAGCTAACATACCAATAAAAATACCATGCAGTAATCCCCAAATTACTAAGATAAAGTTTGGAAGATAAAAGGTGTAATTGCTAAATGAGAGATACGTACCAAAAAAAACACCCACTATAACTGCCATTTCATAATAATGTAAGAATTTTTTTGTTTTGCTTAATGTAACTAATCTTGGTATGATCCCTAACATTGTTAAGAATGCAACGAAACCTGTTCCTACTACCAATCCGGAACCTAAACCAATACATACATCAACAAGTTTATTTATCATTTGAATCATTCAATTTGTTCTCATAATGACTTACATATTGATCGATATCTTGTTGGTACTTATAAATTTCAATTTCTAACGGACTAGGTTCTTCATTAATTCGCTTTTTAAAAATATGATTAAAAAATAAAATCATCCCAAGACCTAGACCTAGTGAATAAGGAACCTGCATCCAAAGAGGATATTTTTCCTTTTCTCCTGTAAACAAATAATGAAGGCGTTGCTGTACACTTTGCATGCTTACATCATAATGAAAATTCATAATTGTCATAGC
The nucleotide sequence above comes from Paraliobacillus zengyii. Encoded proteins:
- a CDS encoding stage V sporulation protein AB gives rise to the protein MIQMINKLVDVCIGLGSGLVVGTGFVAFLTMLGIIPRLVTLSKTKKFLHYYEMAVIVGVFFGTYLSFSNYTFYLPNFILVIWGLLHGIFIGMLAAALTEVLNVFPILAKRIRVDHQIIWLMMAIVLGKIIGSLFQWLVFVK
- the lysA gene encoding diaminopimelate decarboxylase produces the protein MQELKDIDIQGHLTIGGVDTTYLAKKYETPLFVYDVEKIRENARAFVDTFARLGVNAQVAYASKAFSSIAMLQVAKQENLSLDVVSQGELYTALQADFPTEKIHMHGNNKSVAELEMAVKHDIGCIVIDNFHEIDLLKEILANYQSEMDVLIRVTPGIEAHTHDYILTGNEDSKFGFDLANGQAEEAFRKLQEIDSMHVKGLHCHIGSQIFETDGFVMAVRRLFDSLASWKKNYDYTPEVLNLGGGFGIRYTDEDEPLQLDGYVNALVDEIKQQVVKHDMDFPEIWIEPGRAIVGNTAITLYTVGSKKQIPGVRDYIAVDGGMTDNIRPALYQAKYDAILANKANVPASTTASVAGKCCESGDMLLWDVPLANAEPGDLLAVFSTGAYGYSMSSNYNRFPKAAVVFIENKQDKLVIQRETYQEVSKNDLSYEEE
- a CDS encoding stage V sporulation protein AE; amino-acid sequence: MDKKQVIIITDGDQYAQHTIDYIAKTLGGTSLSAFAGNPSVYTSEDIIKAVYEAKVNPVYVLVDDAGVFGIGSGEETILALVHDPIITILGVVAVAAHTKNMEWSRVALSIDQDGQINEHGVDKEGVPIAEVGRINGDTVYILDQLNLPNVIAIGDIGKMHGYDDEKKGCPITRKAVELILERGVPIE
- a CDS encoding spore germination protein: MNDINEIQSYMKSKLGVGTSFDIGFREIILLKQKVQLYYVTGLCETPVIVELLKKLVSINEEETNKSQLTTIIKNRLVHQQVEEYEYLDDLMTQLLSGLIVIFIDGQDVGFTVDVRSYPGRSPEEPDTEKVVRGARDGYTENIIENTALTRRRVRDERLRNEILQVGERSKTDICISYIQDIADDGLVRKIKKELESIDIDGLAMADKTIEEYLVKQGVNPFPLVRYTERPDVAANHLFEGHVLIMVDTSPSIIITPTTYFHHVQHAEEYRQSPAIGTFVRWIRFTGILASIFLLPLWYIMVMEQQLLPDALSFIGPNESGNIPIILQIILADIGIEFLRMAAIHTPTPLSTAMGLIAAVLIGQIAIDVGLFTAEVILYVAISAIGSFATPSYELSIANKMIRVLLLIFTGIFGVKGLLIGFSLYVILLARTKSLNTPYLWPFLPFNGKALIQILFRFAVPQSKERPSIVHPKNNYKQP